The following are encoded in a window of Mustela nigripes isolate SB6536 chromosome 3, MUSNIG.SB6536, whole genome shotgun sequence genomic DNA:
- the KIFC2 gene encoding kinesin-like protein KIFC2 isoform X8 → MYAFYSLLIYIFYSLFRRDGGAAAAGDPEDPAQSAGCKRGGRRRPDQPTAELWTELTGLVGLPGCSESEDGREEGAEGRATEVSLEEALVRLAEFLSVQLGAEESSGSPPDLTKPSDVPPLLTVTGQLLALLAWIRSPRGRQALSQGTQPALEGQCPTPVGSPSREESPSLSPRDEAQGQNPPQLEEDRRAWQRLEQLILGQLEELKQQLELQEEELGRLRLGVGFSLRQGATDSEKRIQHLTLENEALKQSLSLMRDLLLHWGPAASTRAPQEEAEALVELQGQLQEAQDTTEALQVQVFRELEPAVLSCLRGYSVCIFTYGQTGTGKTYSMEGPPEDPGIAPRALQSLFQEMGTGGQHRVTLSMVEIYNEAVRDLLAPGPPERLAVRQGPAGQGGIQVAGLTYWDVPNLETLHQGRRPCSGQVLSLRPPDAEPGEEQQGHRRHLQEPAQLSVACLGHTDLARGVPTARARHRRHPASGGPGGIRACLEGGGSRPVAGRPRRRPASAGGPDHQSLAAGLGGRDGRAAGPPATRALPRLAAHATAAAGAGTRRHGGAAAADLHAARGPGGDSVLAEVRRARGPSGAGARPALQGPALRDALLPQHRHAPHRDPLHAHAAPRQPPESRRGERLRLGSRDPKERVLLAWTRALPTELLHPHNLLDLRDPPLPSSWFPCPRSEEDLAQRQNRPSLPQPLRFLLITICCYRRHTAGDARPAGGGPRRG, encoded by the exons ATGTACGCCTTCTACTCGCTGCTCATCTACATCTTCTACAGCCTCTTCCGTAGGGATGGCGGGGCTGCGGCGGCCGGTGACCCCGAGGACCCCGCCCAG AGTGCGGGTTGCAAGCGCGGGGGTCGCCGCCGCCCCGACCAGCCCACGGCGGAGCTGTGGACCGAGCTGACAGGCCTTGTCG GCCTCCCTGGGTGCTCCGAATCTGAGGATGGGCGGGAAGAGGGAGCCGAAGGCCGCGCTACGGAGGTCTCCCTGGAAGAGGCTCTCGTGCGTCTTGCTGAGTTCCTCTCCGTCCAGCTGGGGGCGGAAGAGAGCTCCGGGAGTCCTCCCGACCTGACCAAG CCGAGCGATGTCCCCCCACTGTTGACGGTGACTGGTCAGCTCTTGGCCCTCCTGGCATGGATTCGGAGCCCCAGGGGAAGGCAGGCCCTGTCCCAGGGGACTCAGCCGGCGTTGGAGGGGCAGTGCCCCACTCCCGTGG gatCCCCATCTCGAGAAGAAAGCCCTTCCCTTTCACCAAGGGATGAGGCCCAAGGGCAGAACCCTCCCCAGCTGGAGGAGGACCGGAGGGCGTGGCAGCGGCTGGAGCAGCTCATCCTGGGGCAG ctGGAAGAGCTGAAGCAGCAGCTGGAActgcaggaggaggagctgggccgCCTGCGCCTGGGAGTG GGTTTCTCTCTCCGCCAGGGGGCGACAGACTCAGAGAAAAGGATCCAGCATCTGACCCTGGAGAACGAGGCTCTGAAGCAGAGCCTGAGCCTCATGCGGGATCTCCTGCTGCACTGGGGCCCCGCAGCCTCCACCAGGGCTCCCCAG gaggaggcagaggcgtTGGTGGAGCTCCAGGGTCAGCTTCAGGAAGCCCAGGACACCACAGAAGCTCTTCAAGTCCAG GTCTTCAGGGAGCTGGAACCAGCTGTGCTGTCCTGCCTCCGTGGCTACAGTGTGTGCATTTTCACCTACGGTCAGACGGGGACAGGCAAGACCTACAGTatggag GGCCCACCTGAGGACCCTGGCATAGCTCCTAGGGCACTGCAGTCGCTGTTCCAGGAGATGGGGACGGGAGGGCAACATCGTGTGACTCTCAGCATGGTGGAGATCTACAATGAGGCCGTCAG GGATCTCCTAGCCCCAGGGCCTCCTGAGCGGCTGGCCGTGAGGCAGGGCCCAGCAGGCCAGGGGGGCATTCAGGTGGCTGGCCTCACCTACTGGGATGTGCCCAACCTGGAGACGCTGCACCAG GGACGCAGACCCTGCAGTGGGCAGGTCCTATCGCTCCGCCCTCCAGATGCTGAGCCTGGGGAGGAGCAACAGGGCCACCGCCGCCACCTCCAAGAACCGGCACAGCTCTCGGTCGCATGCCTTGGTCACACTGACCTTGCGCGCGGCGTCCCCACCGCGCGGGCCAGGCACCGCAG GCACCCTGCATCTGGTGGACCTGGCGGGATCCGAGCGTGCCTGGAAGGCGGGGGCAGCCGGCCCGTTGCGGGGAGACCGAGACGGCGCCCAGCGTCTGCGGGAGGCCCGGACCATCAATCGCTCGCTGCTGGCCTTGGGGGGCGTGATGGCCGCGCTGCGGGCCCGCCGGCCACACGTGCCCTTCCGCGACTCGCAGCTCACGCGACTGCTGCAGCCGGCGCTGGGACCCGGCGCCACGGCGGTGCTGCTGCTGCAg ATCTCCACGCGGCCCGAGGACCTGGGGGAGACAGTGTGCTCGCTGAAGTTCGCCGAGCGCGTGGGCCGAGTGGAGCTGGGGCCCGCCCGGCGCTGCAGGGCCCCGCGCTCCGGGACGCCCTCCTCCCTCAGCACCGACACGCCCCTCACCGGGACCCCCTGCACGCCCACGCCGCCCCCCGGCAGCCCCCCGAGTCCCGGCGCGGAGAGCGACTCCGGCTCGGCTCTCGGGACCCAAAAGAACGTGTCCTCCTAGCCTGGACTCGCGCCCTGCCGACAGAGCTCCTACACCCTCACAACCTCCTTGATCTCAGAGACCCCCCTCTCCCCTCAAGTTGGTTCCCTTGCCCCAGGAGTGAGGAGGACTTAGCGCAGCGACAGAACcgaccctccctcccccagcccctccgcTTCCTCCTTATCACCATTTGCTGTTATCGGCGGCACACAGCGGGGGATGCCAGACCCGCAGGAGGTGGACCCCGCCGTGGTTAG
- the KIFC2 gene encoding kinesin-like protein KIFC2 isoform X3, with the protein MYAFYSLLIYIFYSLFRRDGGAAAAGDPEDPAQSAGCKRGGRRRPDQPTAELWTELTGLVGLPGCSESEDGREEGAEGRATEVSLEEALVRLAEFLSVQLGAEESSGSPPDLTKPSDVPPLLTVTGQLLALLAWIRSPRGRQALSQGTQPALEGQCPTPVGSPSREESPSLSPRDEAQGQNPPQLEEDRRAWQRLEQLILGQLEELKQQLELQEEELGRLRLGVGFSLRQGATDSEKRIQHLTLENEALKQSLSLMRDLLLHWGPAASTRAPQEEAEALVELQGQLQEAQDTTEALQVQLQQETEQNCRRELQQMHGQLAGLRARMASLRQGCGDLRGLVSTFTQSCQCSLSEARGQVSWALGALSAGRGGTQLPEEQRGPPTGCPGRLLELKGNIRVLCRLRPGTPSSLVSSEPGPSGTVTTCYRGRQRRFRLDWVFSPEASQEEVFRELEPAVLSCLRGYSVCIFTYGQTGTGKTYSMEGPPEDPGIAPRALQSLFQEMGTGGQHRVTLSMVEIYNEAVRDLLAPGPPERLAVRQGPAGQGGIQVAGLTYWDVPNLETLHQGRRPCSGQVLSLRPPDAEPGEEQQGHRRHLQEPAQLSVACLGHTDLARGVPTARARHRRHPASGGPGGIRACLEGGGSRPVAGRPRRRPASAGGPDHQSLAAGLGGRDGRAAGPPATRALPRLAAHATAAAGAGTRRHGGAAAADLHAARGPGGDSVLAEVRRARGPSGAGARPALQGPALRDALLPQHRHAPHRDPLHAHAAPRQPPESRRGERLRLGSRDPKERVLLAWTRALPTELLHPHNLLDLRDPPLPSSWFPCPRSEEDLAQRQNRPSLPQPLRFLLITICCYRRHTAGDARPAGGGPRRG; encoded by the exons ATGTACGCCTTCTACTCGCTGCTCATCTACATCTTCTACAGCCTCTTCCGTAGGGATGGCGGGGCTGCGGCGGCCGGTGACCCCGAGGACCCCGCCCAG AGTGCGGGTTGCAAGCGCGGGGGTCGCCGCCGCCCCGACCAGCCCACGGCGGAGCTGTGGACCGAGCTGACAGGCCTTGTCG GCCTCCCTGGGTGCTCCGAATCTGAGGATGGGCGGGAAGAGGGAGCCGAAGGCCGCGCTACGGAGGTCTCCCTGGAAGAGGCTCTCGTGCGTCTTGCTGAGTTCCTCTCCGTCCAGCTGGGGGCGGAAGAGAGCTCCGGGAGTCCTCCCGACCTGACCAAG CCGAGCGATGTCCCCCCACTGTTGACGGTGACTGGTCAGCTCTTGGCCCTCCTGGCATGGATTCGGAGCCCCAGGGGAAGGCAGGCCCTGTCCCAGGGGACTCAGCCGGCGTTGGAGGGGCAGTGCCCCACTCCCGTGG gatCCCCATCTCGAGAAGAAAGCCCTTCCCTTTCACCAAGGGATGAGGCCCAAGGGCAGAACCCTCCCCAGCTGGAGGAGGACCGGAGGGCGTGGCAGCGGCTGGAGCAGCTCATCCTGGGGCAG ctGGAAGAGCTGAAGCAGCAGCTGGAActgcaggaggaggagctgggccgCCTGCGCCTGGGAGTG GGTTTCTCTCTCCGCCAGGGGGCGACAGACTCAGAGAAAAGGATCCAGCATCTGACCCTGGAGAACGAGGCTCTGAAGCAGAGCCTGAGCCTCATGCGGGATCTCCTGCTGCACTGGGGCCCCGCAGCCTCCACCAGGGCTCCCCAG gaggaggcagaggcgtTGGTGGAGCTCCAGGGTCAGCTTCAGGAAGCCCAGGACACCACAGAAGCTCTTCAAGTCCAG CTCCAGCAGGAGACAGAGCAGAACTGTCGAAGGGAGCTACAGCAGATGCACGGGCAGCTGGCAG GACTCCGGGCACGGATGGCTAGCCTgcgccagggctgtggggacctCCGAGGCCTGGTCAGCACATTTACCCAGAGCTGTCAGTGTTCGCTCAGTGAAGCCCGGGGTCAG GTGTCCTGGGCCCTGGGAGCACTGTCAGCTGGCAGGGGTGGGACTCAGCTCCCTGAGGAGCAGCGGGGGCCCCCGACTGGATGCCCGGGGCGGCTGCTGGAGCTCAAGG GAAATATCCGTGTGCTGTGTCGGTTGAGGCCAGGGACACCCTCCAGCCTGGTGAGCTCGGAGCCTGGCCCCAGTGGCACGGTCACCACCTGCTATCGAGGGCGCCAGCGTCGCTTCCGCCTGGACTGGGTCTTCTCTCCAGAGGCCAGCCAGGAGGAG GTCTTCAGGGAGCTGGAACCAGCTGTGCTGTCCTGCCTCCGTGGCTACAGTGTGTGCATTTTCACCTACGGTCAGACGGGGACAGGCAAGACCTACAGTatggag GGCCCACCTGAGGACCCTGGCATAGCTCCTAGGGCACTGCAGTCGCTGTTCCAGGAGATGGGGACGGGAGGGCAACATCGTGTGACTCTCAGCATGGTGGAGATCTACAATGAGGCCGTCAG GGATCTCCTAGCCCCAGGGCCTCCTGAGCGGCTGGCCGTGAGGCAGGGCCCAGCAGGCCAGGGGGGCATTCAGGTGGCTGGCCTCACCTACTGGGATGTGCCCAACCTGGAGACGCTGCACCAG GGACGCAGACCCTGCAGTGGGCAGGTCCTATCGCTCCGCCCTCCAGATGCTGAGCCTGGGGAGGAGCAACAGGGCCACCGCCGCCACCTCCAAGAACCGGCACAGCTCTCGGTCGCATGCCTTGGTCACACTGACCTTGCGCGCGGCGTCCCCACCGCGCGGGCCAGGCACCGCAG GCACCCTGCATCTGGTGGACCTGGCGGGATCCGAGCGTGCCTGGAAGGCGGGGGCAGCCGGCCCGTTGCGGGGAGACCGAGACGGCGCCCAGCGTCTGCGGGAGGCCCGGACCATCAATCGCTCGCTGCTGGCCTTGGGGGGCGTGATGGCCGCGCTGCGGGCCCGCCGGCCACACGTGCCCTTCCGCGACTCGCAGCTCACGCGACTGCTGCAGCCGGCGCTGGGACCCGGCGCCACGGCGGTGCTGCTGCTGCAg ATCTCCACGCGGCCCGAGGACCTGGGGGAGACAGTGTGCTCGCTGAAGTTCGCCGAGCGCGTGGGCCGAGTGGAGCTGGGGCCCGCCCGGCGCTGCAGGGCCCCGCGCTCCGGGACGCCCTCCTCCCTCAGCACCGACACGCCCCTCACCGGGACCCCCTGCACGCCCACGCCGCCCCCCGGCAGCCCCCCGAGTCCCGGCGCGGAGAGCGACTCCGGCTCGGCTCTCGGGACCCAAAAGAACGTGTCCTCCTAGCCTGGACTCGCGCCCTGCCGACAGAGCTCCTACACCCTCACAACCTCCTTGATCTCAGAGACCCCCCTCTCCCCTCAAGTTGGTTCCCTTGCCCCAGGAGTGAGGAGGACTTAGCGCAGCGACAGAACcgaccctccctcccccagcccctccgcTTCCTCCTTATCACCATTTGCTGTTATCGGCGGCACACAGCGGGGGATGCCAGACCCGCAGGAGGTGGACCCCGCCGTGGTTAG
- the KIFC2 gene encoding kinesin-like protein KIFC2 isoform X4: MYAFYSLLIYIFYSLFRRDGGAAAAGDPEDPAQSAGCKRGGRRRPDQPTAELWTELTGLVGLPGCSESEDGREEGAEGRATEVSLEEALVRLAEFLSVQLGAEESSGSPPDLTKPSDVPPLLTVTGQLLALLAWIRSPRGRQALSQGTQPALEGQCPTPVGSPSREESPSLSPRDEAQGQNPPQLEEDRRAWQRLEQLILGQLEELKQQLELQEEELGRLRLGVGFSLRQGATDSEKRIQHLTLENEALKQSLSLMRDLLLHWGPAASTRAPQEEAEALVELQGQLQEAQDTTEALQVQVSWALGALSAGRGGTQLPEEQRGPPTGCPGRLLELKGNIRVLCRLRPGTPSSLVSSEPGPSGTVTTCYRGRQRRFRLDWVFSPEASQEEVFRELEPAVLSCLRGYSVCIFTYGQTGTGKTYSMEGPPEDPGIAPRALQSLFQEMGTGGQHRVTLSMVEIYNEAVRDLLAPGPPERLAVRQGPAGQGGIQVAGLTYWDVPNLETLHQGRRPCSGQVLSLRPPDAEPGEEQQGHRRHLQEPAQLSVACLGHTDLARGVPTARARHRRHPASGGPGGIRACLEGGGSRPVAGRPRRRPASAGGPDHQSLAAGLGGRDGRAAGPPATRALPRLAAHATAAAGAGTRRHGGAAAADLHAARGPGGDSVLAEVRRARGPSGAGARPALQGPALRDALLPQHRHAPHRDPLHAHAAPRQPPESRRGERLRLGSRDPKERVLLAWTRALPTELLHPHNLLDLRDPPLPSSWFPCPRSEEDLAQRQNRPSLPQPLRFLLITICCYRRHTAGDARPAGGGPRRG, encoded by the exons ATGTACGCCTTCTACTCGCTGCTCATCTACATCTTCTACAGCCTCTTCCGTAGGGATGGCGGGGCTGCGGCGGCCGGTGACCCCGAGGACCCCGCCCAG AGTGCGGGTTGCAAGCGCGGGGGTCGCCGCCGCCCCGACCAGCCCACGGCGGAGCTGTGGACCGAGCTGACAGGCCTTGTCG GCCTCCCTGGGTGCTCCGAATCTGAGGATGGGCGGGAAGAGGGAGCCGAAGGCCGCGCTACGGAGGTCTCCCTGGAAGAGGCTCTCGTGCGTCTTGCTGAGTTCCTCTCCGTCCAGCTGGGGGCGGAAGAGAGCTCCGGGAGTCCTCCCGACCTGACCAAG CCGAGCGATGTCCCCCCACTGTTGACGGTGACTGGTCAGCTCTTGGCCCTCCTGGCATGGATTCGGAGCCCCAGGGGAAGGCAGGCCCTGTCCCAGGGGACTCAGCCGGCGTTGGAGGGGCAGTGCCCCACTCCCGTGG gatCCCCATCTCGAGAAGAAAGCCCTTCCCTTTCACCAAGGGATGAGGCCCAAGGGCAGAACCCTCCCCAGCTGGAGGAGGACCGGAGGGCGTGGCAGCGGCTGGAGCAGCTCATCCTGGGGCAG ctGGAAGAGCTGAAGCAGCAGCTGGAActgcaggaggaggagctgggccgCCTGCGCCTGGGAGTG GGTTTCTCTCTCCGCCAGGGGGCGACAGACTCAGAGAAAAGGATCCAGCATCTGACCCTGGAGAACGAGGCTCTGAAGCAGAGCCTGAGCCTCATGCGGGATCTCCTGCTGCACTGGGGCCCCGCAGCCTCCACCAGGGCTCCCCAG gaggaggcagaggcgtTGGTGGAGCTCCAGGGTCAGCTTCAGGAAGCCCAGGACACCACAGAAGCTCTTCAAGTCCAG GTGTCCTGGGCCCTGGGAGCACTGTCAGCTGGCAGGGGTGGGACTCAGCTCCCTGAGGAGCAGCGGGGGCCCCCGACTGGATGCCCGGGGCGGCTGCTGGAGCTCAAGG GAAATATCCGTGTGCTGTGTCGGTTGAGGCCAGGGACACCCTCCAGCCTGGTGAGCTCGGAGCCTGGCCCCAGTGGCACGGTCACCACCTGCTATCGAGGGCGCCAGCGTCGCTTCCGCCTGGACTGGGTCTTCTCTCCAGAGGCCAGCCAGGAGGAG GTCTTCAGGGAGCTGGAACCAGCTGTGCTGTCCTGCCTCCGTGGCTACAGTGTGTGCATTTTCACCTACGGTCAGACGGGGACAGGCAAGACCTACAGTatggag GGCCCACCTGAGGACCCTGGCATAGCTCCTAGGGCACTGCAGTCGCTGTTCCAGGAGATGGGGACGGGAGGGCAACATCGTGTGACTCTCAGCATGGTGGAGATCTACAATGAGGCCGTCAG GGATCTCCTAGCCCCAGGGCCTCCTGAGCGGCTGGCCGTGAGGCAGGGCCCAGCAGGCCAGGGGGGCATTCAGGTGGCTGGCCTCACCTACTGGGATGTGCCCAACCTGGAGACGCTGCACCAG GGACGCAGACCCTGCAGTGGGCAGGTCCTATCGCTCCGCCCTCCAGATGCTGAGCCTGGGGAGGAGCAACAGGGCCACCGCCGCCACCTCCAAGAACCGGCACAGCTCTCGGTCGCATGCCTTGGTCACACTGACCTTGCGCGCGGCGTCCCCACCGCGCGGGCCAGGCACCGCAG GCACCCTGCATCTGGTGGACCTGGCGGGATCCGAGCGTGCCTGGAAGGCGGGGGCAGCCGGCCCGTTGCGGGGAGACCGAGACGGCGCCCAGCGTCTGCGGGAGGCCCGGACCATCAATCGCTCGCTGCTGGCCTTGGGGGGCGTGATGGCCGCGCTGCGGGCCCGCCGGCCACACGTGCCCTTCCGCGACTCGCAGCTCACGCGACTGCTGCAGCCGGCGCTGGGACCCGGCGCCACGGCGGTGCTGCTGCTGCAg ATCTCCACGCGGCCCGAGGACCTGGGGGAGACAGTGTGCTCGCTGAAGTTCGCCGAGCGCGTGGGCCGAGTGGAGCTGGGGCCCGCCCGGCGCTGCAGGGCCCCGCGCTCCGGGACGCCCTCCTCCCTCAGCACCGACACGCCCCTCACCGGGACCCCCTGCACGCCCACGCCGCCCCCCGGCAGCCCCCCGAGTCCCGGCGCGGAGAGCGACTCCGGCTCGGCTCTCGGGACCCAAAAGAACGTGTCCTCCTAGCCTGGACTCGCGCCCTGCCGACAGAGCTCCTACACCCTCACAACCTCCTTGATCTCAGAGACCCCCCTCTCCCCTCAAGTTGGTTCCCTTGCCCCAGGAGTGAGGAGGACTTAGCGCAGCGACAGAACcgaccctccctcccccagcccctccgcTTCCTCCTTATCACCATTTGCTGTTATCGGCGGCACACAGCGGGGGATGCCAGACCCGCAGGAGGTGGACCCCGCCGTGGTTAG
- the KIFC2 gene encoding kinesin-like protein KIFC2 isoform X2 — MYAFYSLLIYIFYSLFRRDGGAAAAGDPEDPAQSAGCKRGGRRRPDQPTAELWTELTGLVGLPGCSESEDGREEGAEGRATEVSLEEALVRLAEFLSVQLGAEESSGSPPDLTKPSDVPPLLTVTGQLLALLAWIRSPRGRQALSQGTQPALEGQCPTPVGSPSREESPSLSPRDEAQGQNPPQLEEDRRAWQRLEQLILGQLEELKQQLELQEEELGRLRLGVGATDSEKRIQHLTLENEALKQSLSLMRDLLLHWGPAASTRAPQEEAEALVELQGQLQEAQDTTEALQVQLGVQEVQLQGLRGALRQLQQETEQNCRRELQQMHGQLAGLRARMASLRQGCGDLRGLVSTFTQSCQCSLSEARGQVSWALGALSAGRGGTQLPEEQRGPPTGCPGRLLELKGNIRVLCRLRPGTPSSLVSSEPGPSGTVTTCYRGRQRRFRLDWVFSPEASQEEVFRELEPAVLSCLRGYSVCIFTYGQTGTGKTYSMEGPPEDPGIAPRALQSLFQEMGTGGQHRVTLSMVEIYNEAVRDLLAPGPPERLAVRQGPAGQGGIQVAGLTYWDVPNLETLHQGRRPCSGQVLSLRPPDAEPGEEQQGHRRHLQEPAQLSVACLGHTDLARGVPTARARHRRHPASGGPGGIRACLEGGGSRPVAGRPRRRPASAGGPDHQSLAAGLGGRDGRAAGPPATRALPRLAAHATAAAGAGTRRHGGAAAADLHAARGPGGDSVLAEVRRARGPSGAGARPALQGPALRDALLPQHRHAPHRDPLHAHAAPRQPPESRRGERLRLGSRDPKERVLLAWTRALPTELLHPHNLLDLRDPPLPSSWFPCPRSEEDLAQRQNRPSLPQPLRFLLITICCYRRHTAGDARPAGGGPRRG, encoded by the exons ATGTACGCCTTCTACTCGCTGCTCATCTACATCTTCTACAGCCTCTTCCGTAGGGATGGCGGGGCTGCGGCGGCCGGTGACCCCGAGGACCCCGCCCAG AGTGCGGGTTGCAAGCGCGGGGGTCGCCGCCGCCCCGACCAGCCCACGGCGGAGCTGTGGACCGAGCTGACAGGCCTTGTCG GCCTCCCTGGGTGCTCCGAATCTGAGGATGGGCGGGAAGAGGGAGCCGAAGGCCGCGCTACGGAGGTCTCCCTGGAAGAGGCTCTCGTGCGTCTTGCTGAGTTCCTCTCCGTCCAGCTGGGGGCGGAAGAGAGCTCCGGGAGTCCTCCCGACCTGACCAAG CCGAGCGATGTCCCCCCACTGTTGACGGTGACTGGTCAGCTCTTGGCCCTCCTGGCATGGATTCGGAGCCCCAGGGGAAGGCAGGCCCTGTCCCAGGGGACTCAGCCGGCGTTGGAGGGGCAGTGCCCCACTCCCGTGG gatCCCCATCTCGAGAAGAAAGCCCTTCCCTTTCACCAAGGGATGAGGCCCAAGGGCAGAACCCTCCCCAGCTGGAGGAGGACCGGAGGGCGTGGCAGCGGCTGGAGCAGCTCATCCTGGGGCAG ctGGAAGAGCTGAAGCAGCAGCTGGAActgcaggaggaggagctgggccgCCTGCGCCTGGGAGTG GGGGCGACAGACTCAGAGAAAAGGATCCAGCATCTGACCCTGGAGAACGAGGCTCTGAAGCAGAGCCTGAGCCTCATGCGGGATCTCCTGCTGCACTGGGGCCCCGCAGCCTCCACCAGGGCTCCCCAG gaggaggcagaggcgtTGGTGGAGCTCCAGGGTCAGCTTCAGGAAGCCCAGGACACCACAGAAGCTCTTCAAGTCCAG ctgggggTGCAGGAGGTGCAGCTGCAGGGCCTTCGGGGGGCCCTTCGGCAGCTCCAGCAGGAGACAGAGCAGAACTGTCGAAGGGAGCTACAGCAGATGCACGGGCAGCTGGCAG GACTCCGGGCACGGATGGCTAGCCTgcgccagggctgtggggacctCCGAGGCCTGGTCAGCACATTTACCCAGAGCTGTCAGTGTTCGCTCAGTGAAGCCCGGGGTCAG GTGTCCTGGGCCCTGGGAGCACTGTCAGCTGGCAGGGGTGGGACTCAGCTCCCTGAGGAGCAGCGGGGGCCCCCGACTGGATGCCCGGGGCGGCTGCTGGAGCTCAAGG GAAATATCCGTGTGCTGTGTCGGTTGAGGCCAGGGACACCCTCCAGCCTGGTGAGCTCGGAGCCTGGCCCCAGTGGCACGGTCACCACCTGCTATCGAGGGCGCCAGCGTCGCTTCCGCCTGGACTGGGTCTTCTCTCCAGAGGCCAGCCAGGAGGAG GTCTTCAGGGAGCTGGAACCAGCTGTGCTGTCCTGCCTCCGTGGCTACAGTGTGTGCATTTTCACCTACGGTCAGACGGGGACAGGCAAGACCTACAGTatggag GGCCCACCTGAGGACCCTGGCATAGCTCCTAGGGCACTGCAGTCGCTGTTCCAGGAGATGGGGACGGGAGGGCAACATCGTGTGACTCTCAGCATGGTGGAGATCTACAATGAGGCCGTCAG GGATCTCCTAGCCCCAGGGCCTCCTGAGCGGCTGGCCGTGAGGCAGGGCCCAGCAGGCCAGGGGGGCATTCAGGTGGCTGGCCTCACCTACTGGGATGTGCCCAACCTGGAGACGCTGCACCAG GGACGCAGACCCTGCAGTGGGCAGGTCCTATCGCTCCGCCCTCCAGATGCTGAGCCTGGGGAGGAGCAACAGGGCCACCGCCGCCACCTCCAAGAACCGGCACAGCTCTCGGTCGCATGCCTTGGTCACACTGACCTTGCGCGCGGCGTCCCCACCGCGCGGGCCAGGCACCGCAG GCACCCTGCATCTGGTGGACCTGGCGGGATCCGAGCGTGCCTGGAAGGCGGGGGCAGCCGGCCCGTTGCGGGGAGACCGAGACGGCGCCCAGCGTCTGCGGGAGGCCCGGACCATCAATCGCTCGCTGCTGGCCTTGGGGGGCGTGATGGCCGCGCTGCGGGCCCGCCGGCCACACGTGCCCTTCCGCGACTCGCAGCTCACGCGACTGCTGCAGCCGGCGCTGGGACCCGGCGCCACGGCGGTGCTGCTGCTGCAg ATCTCCACGCGGCCCGAGGACCTGGGGGAGACAGTGTGCTCGCTGAAGTTCGCCGAGCGCGTGGGCCGAGTGGAGCTGGGGCCCGCCCGGCGCTGCAGGGCCCCGCGCTCCGGGACGCCCTCCTCCCTCAGCACCGACACGCCCCTCACCGGGACCCCCTGCACGCCCACGCCGCCCCCCGGCAGCCCCCCGAGTCCCGGCGCGGAGAGCGACTCCGGCTCGGCTCTCGGGACCCAAAAGAACGTGTCCTCCTAGCCTGGACTCGCGCCCTGCCGACAGAGCTCCTACACCCTCACAACCTCCTTGATCTCAGAGACCCCCCTCTCCCCTCAAGTTGGTTCCCTTGCCCCAGGAGTGAGGAGGACTTAGCGCAGCGACAGAACcgaccctccctcccccagcccctccgcTTCCTCCTTATCACCATTTGCTGTTATCGGCGGCACACAGCGGGGGATGCCAGACCCGCAGGAGGTGGACCCCGCCGTGGTTAG